AAAATAAAAGCTAAAGGTTTGTTAAATGGTAACATGACTCATTCGGTTTGAATGTGTAGGGCTGAAATTTGGATTCGCTCTGATTTCCATGTCCTGCTGAGGCTGACACTGAAGACACTACATGGCTTCTCCAAAAGCAGCCTTACAAACGTACTGGACATTTTTCGTTCATTAGCCTTAGGCCAAGTAAGAGTTCATGCAAGGTTTTATAAAAGGCGGTCGTGGGATTATGGGCTTCAAACTGTCACAGGAAGAGCTGCAGAACAGTCTAGCCTATTTGTGattccttaaaaataaaaataaaaaaaaaaaattaaaaaaaaattgaaagaaaaattaaatttatagtTTTTTGGTGTCAATTACACAATAATGTTATGGCTGAAGGACTATTTACAAGCAGACTTTTCTAAACACTTGAAACGCCCCCATCCCCCTGCCCCCTGGCTCTCTTCTGTAGGCCAGGGGGTTTGAGGAGGTAAATGATGGGGCTGCGTGCTGCTCTGGGCATCAGGGGCCAGGGGGTGCCAGCGCAGGGCTGGCAGGGAGAACCTACACAACACTGTCCCCTTCAGCACTGGGAGAGACGCGAGTTCACAACACATGGACGAATGCACAGTGCATTAGGGCTGTCtgcccccaccacctcctcctctctgaGCTGCATGGAGACACAGCACAAGCAGCGACTCGCACCCCTTTGCTACCTTTCCTTTCCGCCTGCCCGCCTACTTGTACAGGCTCATGGTGGGGCTCTGGTACATGCACATGTAGGCATCGCACAGCAGTCGCCGTGCGAAGCCCTGAATGCTCTTGGGGTCAAGTGCATGCAGCTCCTCGGGGGTCATCTTCAGGTAGGCGCCCACCTCGGGGCACGGCGACACCTGGGGAATGTTGAAGCCATTCTGACCACCTGAGGAACGGCAGTACAGGAAACACACAATCAGGACAAAAATCTTGCAACTCATGTCTGTTCACACATTCTTGTTAAATTAAACTTGTGAAAATATCCATAAAAGTACCGCACAGAATCACTTAAATGGAGCATTCACCCCTTGTCACATTATTTGGAGTCCCCCCatcaaaaatgttcatttcccAAATGACCTAAAGGGcactaaaaacagaaaaatgtaaagctcaattaacatttaatattaaacattatCTAACATCGGTAATGAAGTTCCAAATGTTTGTTCAGAAAGTGAAGAGAGAAAAATGAGATACTTTTTTCTTGCCAGCACAAAGTTTTAAATACCATCTTCAGTACAGAAAGAAATGGATAGAGCACACCCCACAAAAAGAGAAGTTTCCTATTGACTGTGGTAGTGGGTTCAATAAGAACAGTAAATAATtctaacagaaaaaataaaaaaggaagaaaaaaaaagattaacacTGAATGCAATAAAATTCATGTCTTTGATTGTACCCAGATTTCACAACGAACTGACCTTTTTCCTGTATATTTTCGGTGGTAGCTCAAGCTCATTAAATTGTTTATTCTGTCCGCAATGAATTAAGGATCATCTGAAGTACTGATACATACTCAGGtaagtgttaaaaaaattattttgtgttttatcatttttatatgtTCTGTACATTGAGCAATGGAGGCAAGAAGTGAAATGGACATCTGGTCATTTGAAACAGTGGACAGAAGCACGTGCAAAGTGACAGCATTTCCGTAAATTTTACCGTCTCGGTCTGCCATGCTGTCAAAGAAGAGCCAGGCGGACTCGGCCGCACCGTACTTGACGAAGGCCACGTAATGACTGGTCTCGATGCACAGCACTGCAAACAGCTGCATGCGCTGTCGGGGAAAAGTGCCCTGCCTCCATATACCTTCCTGCAGCTCTCGTGGTACCGACAGTTTGCCGTGCTTATGGGCCTTCCTCCGAGGATGGAGGTGGacctgcacgcacacacacgcatacacagcTGAAACACCTTAAAGGGATATCCTGTTGTTTGTATCCACACAGTTAATTTAAGAATTTTAGAAGCAACTTCCTTCCagtctgtgagtgtgtatgaaaataaaaagaacgcggtatgggcggcacagtggaacagcgagtagtgctgctgtctcacagcgcctgggtggtgctagagaatttgggttcgatccctgctcagtctgtgtggagtctgcatgttctccccgtatctgtgtgggtttcctccgggtgctccggtttcctcccacagttcaaagacatgctgttcaggttccctcatagtgtgtgagtgacacagagagagagtgtgtgtttcgctgatgtatgggtaagtgacgcagtgtaagtcaccttggtgaataaggtgtgtgggctagtaacactacatagtatccatgattgtaagtcgctttggagaaaagcgtctgctaagtgaataaacaaacGTAAAAATACCTACATTTAGAAATGTATTAATAGCATACCATATCATTTATGGTTTGTCACAGAAACAGGCAAATTATACATAAATGGTAACTTTGGCAATCAGCCTTTGGGATGAACAGAAACAGCTGCATCCCTTGTAAGCAGTCTCCCCCAAGTGGAGAGGAGTGACACCGCATGTGTGTTTAGCGTGGTTCAGAGAACAAGCATGCTACCAGTCGTACCTGCGTGTTGCACGTCTCGCAGAACTGCTTGATCTTCCCGGCCGTAATGTCACTGTCCTCATAGCACTCGCGACACTCAAAGAAGGCCAGTCCCCCACAGATACGACACTCTCTAGGAGCTGAggagcaaagacacacagacacgcgcTGTATCAAGAAGTTCTGTGCATATGCATACCAATCTCACACACATAAACCTACGCCAGTGTGACCCTGTGGGCTACTGTCCCTGAACATAAGGGACATGCAGGACAGAGTGACAGCTAGTTTTCAAGTGTGATTTAAACTGTTGGCAGCCCCATCAGTGAGTGAGAGCTTACTGAATGTGTCAAGTTCCACCACGGACCTgtcaaaatatacagtaaatatgtccCGCTAAGGACACAAAAAAACCAACTGGACAGCCAAGCTCAGCCCCTGATCAGCTATGAAGAGTCCAAATGTGGACACCTCTGTTGTGTACAACGTGCCTGCTAGTGCCCTTTGACCAACTGCGCGACTGTGTCCCACTCCTCGAACTCAGACAGACTCCCGTGCACTGATCTGTGCCGCCTCCTCCTGCACTCACTGTCTTCCAGTAAGTCGGTGATGTCCAGCTCCAGGGATGGGAAGATCTTGTTGAACATCTTAAAGTCCTTGCCAAAGCGAGGCATCTGGATGATAAGGCAGGAGGGAGCCTGTGCACAGAGGAGAGCAGGATTCACAAACACTCCCCATGTGTGGGAGGGCAACTGGGAATTATTGTCTGTGTAGAGACCCTGGTCATGGCCTCAGTACCTCTGCAAACTTGAGGTCGCTATTGATGAAGGACCACTCCAGGAGTTGTTGGCTTGTGGGGACGCCCACCTTCTCCTTTTTGTCCATGAAGATCTGGTAGAAGTAACAGTCCTGGACCTTTTGTCCTGCAGATCTACACAAACCATTGTGGATACCATTTTAGATATGTATGCATGAGGCCGACTGGGAATGTTCACATAAATTTACTCTTAATCTGTTCACAACACAGCGCGCGTCTCATTAACTGGTCATGATTCACTCCTGAAAACAAACCACATATTGGGAAACTGGATGATGACATTGTActtattcaattattttttaatatggaaaaattTCAATGCACTCCAATCCCATTCCAAGTTCAATCCAAAATCACCTTAAATGATACTTaatatcataaggaaaaagGAGTGCAAccttcacatttttgttttacttttttcctggtttttttttttttacttgtctCCTGTTTGACATTTTCCATGGTTTGTTCCATGATCGcaagtgccttgcgacggactggcgtcccgtcctgggtgtgtcccctccccctccggccctgcgttgccaggtaggttccggttccccgcgaccccgtatgggacaagcggttctgagaacgtgtgtgtgtgtgtgtgttccatgatCCCTCCCGTATCTGTGAAGCTTTTTTGAATTGTATGTGTGGCTGTAATAGCAGACAGGGCTGTATATAAAAAGCTTCCTCACCATTCTATATTTGAGTCTTTTTAACTCCATATTTCGaactatgaatatttttttttgtttcccctatattttaacttttttgttctaagtcataaatgcagaaataaattaaacatttgttatttataggtgctattttttttttttttttgggtctatAGGGTAATGGTGAGGTAACCGCCCCTGATAAGCATGAATGTATGAGCActaatgtatgtaaaataaaatttaaaaagatctaatgtatacaaaataaatttttaaaaaagatttcattAATTAAACTTACTGTAACACACTGTTTTTGGACTGTCTTTTGGCAGGCTATGGCTATatatcacatttaaataaattaataattagaaaaataaaagcacaatggTGCAAAACACAGCATGCAAACGCAAACATGAGTCTGCAAGCAAGACCAAAGAGTGCTAGAACAACAGAGCATTGGTACACACTTCCTACAATGCAGGGTGTCTCAATCTCTCTAACACAGCTGCCTGGCCCAGTTTTCAAAAGCAGTTCCAGTTTATTGCGCTTCACAGAACGTGGCCCATCGGACACATGAAAATCCAGACAATTAGCAATAAGTAGTATTAATTTCGGATCAGATAAGTGAAAGACTAACGGGGATGAGTTTCATGTTGGTGTGGAGCCATGATATCTTTTGCAGCAGTATTTACTGCTCATCAACAATGAAATAAGCTAAGTATAAAAGTGCTACAGTTTAGAATTACAGCAAATGTTGTAATGAACTGCATGATAAAAGCCTTGGAGAAGAACATTTTTTCTGACAAGCTACACTGTTCACAGTCATTACATGGAGATGCTCACCTCAGTTTGAGTAGGGGGTCCACCCTCAGAATGTGGTGGAACAGGATGTTAAGGAACTCCTCGGGGTCTGAAGTCCAGGATACAAACACAGAGAAGGTGCTGAGAAATGCTGAAGAATAGCAGCCAACATCTTATACAGCCCGCTGATGCCCCACAGCATCATGCCTACCTTTCTCCTCAGACGTGAAGCCGGACGCGGCCTCCACCTTCTCCAGGATCCTTCTCAGCTTCATCACTTTCGTGGCACACACATACCCATGTCTGAGGGAAAAGATCAGTGCGGGATGGACAGACCAACGTTAAAGTTTGGAGACAACCATTTAGATGCACTAAAGCTCTGGACGGACTAAAACAAACTGAACGCCACCTCTGTTATATCTCCAACTCACTACAATGCATCCCAGTGAGTGTATCATATTGAATGTAGTTAATCTTTGGTATTAGTGGGTGTGGCATCATGTGGATTCTTCCTGTATGGGAAGGCATGGGGACTCTGAGGAGGCGGTACGGCGAAACTCACATGCGCAGCGGATTAACAATCTCGGTGCGCAGGAGCTCTTGTGTTTCTCTGTAGTACTCCACGTCTGTCTTCGCCCGTGGACGCAGCAGAACTGTGTCCAAAACTGAGCTGAAGGCGAAGAGACTGCAAACAGAGAGGTACACATGGCTACCATGCAGCCAAAAACACCTGTGTGCTGTTTTTAAGACTGAAAGGTGCTTTTCACAAATATTAATGTGAGGTCTCACATATAAAGCTCACATTTATGCCATGAACTATTGACTAGCTTTTACTTGACagccaaggtaacttacagtgctagataatGCTGAATTCCCTACGGTTCTACATATAAAGCAGATAATGtaacacacgcacatacacacactaaggacaagTTAGTCACCAACCCAACCAAAACagatctttggactatgggaggaaaccataaTACCTGAAACCTACACAACCATGGGAGATCAAGCAAACTCCAGAAACACCTACAAGGAACCAGTGCTACCCAGTGAGCCACCATGTAGTTTCTGCATGAGCAATGCATGCGAATCCCTCAGTCCTTCACCCTGTATCCCCCGGTGGTTTGCAGCTACCAAGATTCATTTCAAAGCTATCTGTTCTGCATTGAATATTCCACTTTTTTGGCCCACAGAACAAACACCCCTATCAGAACTTTGGAATTTATTCATCGGCCAATTCATTATGGGCTTAAATGggtcaaaaacaaacacacacacagagctccacCAAAGACTTGGGTTGAAAGCTCATTCAGCTTTACAGAAACACATATAGCTTCACTCCAACCTGTTCTCAGGTTGTGAATTCAGCATGTTCTCACCAAAAGAGGGTGGAGTCCAGGTAGCAGGAGTTGTAGTGTCCCTGAATGCCTTTCTTTTTGCCCACCATGATGTCGAGTCCGTCGTTCTCTGTACGTGGAGGAGTGTTTTCATGTACCACCTCGCTCAGGTAAGGCCCGAACGCTTCGGACAAACAAGAAATAAGAGTTTAAAAGCAAATGCGATAAAGAGAGTAAACCTCCCAACATAGACATGACAGCAGCAGTCAGAGTGCGCCATACAGACGTACTTGGGAACCTTCAGAAATCCCTTCAGAGCCCTATCTATTTGTACACTGAAGTTCCGAGTTTTGGAGCGTTCATTTTCTTTCCAAGAACTAGGATTCATTAAGCAAAaataacacaatccaaaaacacaAACCTGCAAACATCAATGAACAAACCTACGCAAATGTAGACAAACTGCctaaacatttttaacagcagGTGGTAGTGAAACAACATCTGAGACGAATTTCATGGGCTCCTCGGTTACTAGCAGCCTCCTGTAGGCACGGTGCGCTTGGCCCTCACCTATGGAGTTGCATCGCTCAATGGGGTTCGGGGCGTGGTGCAGTGATGGGAAGCGCGAGTCTGGACGACAGCAGCGCAGCTTGACAAAGAGTGCCTTCTTTGGTGGGCAGGTGAAATAACGGGTTCCCTTGAAGGTGCCATCAGTGCAGCccacacactcctcctcctGAGGATACAAGAACAGGAACTGCATAGTCCACATCACTACCATGGCCACAGATTCTTAACAGCATCATGTTAAGTTCAGAAAGATCAGTTCTTGCCCTGATGTCCAGTTTTGTGTTCTTGTCATAGCTTTGTGATCATATTATTTATTGGTACTGAACTGATCAATCCCAACCATGCCAACCGGAAAGGGAGGAGGACTTTTAATTTGGTcggcacaatggcacagtgagttgcgCTGCCGCCTCACAGAACCTGAGTGGAGctggaggacatgggtttgatccccgctcagtctgcgtggcgtttgcatgttctccctctgtctgcatgcgcttcctctgggtgctctagtttcctcccacagtccaaagacatgctgttcaggttcacccatagcatgtgagtgacagagagagagtgtgtgtgtgttccactgatctatggatgagtgatccattgtaagtaccgtatgtagcagtgtaagtcaccttggtcaatgaggtgtgtgggctgataacacaacatagagttcattggaagtcgcttttgagaaaagtgtctgctaaataaatgtaattcatttatATGCTATTTATATAAAATGCTATTTGCACCTCATTGTTTGACATGAAACAGAATCAAGTACTGTTTAGTGTAAATTTAATCAAAGCCTAAGCATCACATAGTGTGAATGGTAATCACAGACTAAACATGGCaaatttttgaattttctcttcaaagcaaaacacacacacacattttcagaaccgcttgtcccacacggggtcacggggaaccggagcctacccgggaacacaggggcgtaaggccggagggggagggaacacacccaggacgggacgccagtccatcacaaggcaccccaagcgggacttgaaccccagacccaccggacagcaggactgtggtccaacccactgcgccaccgcaccccccaatcaaagcaaaacaaccaaatatatttatatagtgaAATTATCTGATGATTCATTCTGTACTTTATGATTTATATTGCAGTAATCTGTGACTAATATAAATTATAGTGAATTGTGTCATTATTTGAGTGCTCACCCCAGTGACATGCTGCGTTACACAAGATGTACAAATTTAGTTGAAATAAAAGCcagcaggggggtgtggtggcacagtgggtttgaccaggtcctgctgtctggcaggtctggggtttgagtcctgcttggggggctttgcggcggactggcatcctgtcctgggtgtgcccctccccctctagccctgcaccctgtgtcgccgtgttaggctctggttcaccacaaccccgctcgggacaagcggttgtagacattgtgtgtgtgttgtaaaagCCAGCATTATGTAAACATTAACTTATCCAGACTCTGGTAACAAACTAATCCTTCCAGTGTAAGGACTCAGTGCCAGAATGTCCAGACTTTTGTTTGCAGCTGCACTAAATATGGGTGAAATATTTTTGACCATACAAACCCAGTGAGTCAGGGATTAAATCGGTAACTAGTTGCAGTGGATGAACACAAAGTAGAAAACACAACTGTGCATTTCAGTCCCTCTGTACTGCTTGGGGTGTTATTTGTGCTGGTCAGTTTAGGTGTAAAACGCACTgttgtaaattaatgtaaagttGCGTACAATGATCTGAGTGAGCCACTCACCAGCTCCAGCCCTGCCAGTGGCTCTGTCAGTCCAGGGGGCTGGCCCACCCAGCGAATGACCCCACACAGGGGTGGGCTCTCCTTTACCTCCACCAGAGAGCCCACCTCCAGGCCATACTGATTGCGAGGCGGCGCAGGGGGCACAGGCTGGGGGCTGGGTTGGGGGCCAGACTCGTGCTGGTCTCCAATGACGGACTGCACTAACAGGGATGGTGGGCTGCTGGTCATGCCACCGTTGGGCCCGACCTTCCTGCTCAGGCTGAAGGGCAGCGAATGGAACTTGTTGTCACTGGACAGAGAACCCGTGGGTGTAGCCCGAGTCGGCGGGGACGTCTGGCCGAAGTCTGATGGTGTGTCCGTGAGGGATTTGGCAGGGTCTTCCCCAACTGAGGAGAACAGTAAAACTCCAATTACAATTACACAAAGCACAAGGTGACACCATATTCACCATGAGGAAGGCATGCATAGACAGAAATCAAATTCCACtccatgcatgcatgcacgcacacatgcatAACATCTAAAATGTACTGAGCAACCCCACAGGACTTTAATTATGGTTTCTGATTGAAATCAACAGTGAAACCAATTAATGTACCCTGTCAATCAACTTGCTGAAATCAACAGTGCAGCCCTTTGCTACATAGCCCACTACCTTGCCGATCTTGAAGGAAGGAAACCCAACAGACAGCAAAATGACCAAAACTTAATGAACCCACCTAGGATGATGGGTGAGCGTCGGATGATTGCTCTCACAAAGATCACGCAGGCAATGGGAGACCCCCCTGTTACCATACACCGTTACCAGTCTCCAAGGGCAACTGGCCAAGCACCAAAACAGGACTCGTGGCAAACACAGAGTAAGTAGATGGCTCACTGAAATAAGAACTGCAGCCTAGCAGAGAGCACTTTTCTAGTTTGGCCATGTATTGAAGCCTTTTACTAACGCGCACAGCCTGCCCCACGTAGCCTAATACCGATATTGCCCGTATACTTatgttggaattttttttttaagttcaatGAAAACGtgaaatgtatcatttaatGCATGAGCAggtttttgcaaatgtttttttttaattcaaatatgttcaaacttttttaaaactgttttctaATATAGAATTGCTTTAAAGCATCTAATTCTTCAACAGAGACTTCTAAATCAGCTTTGTAACACCACTCTTAAACCAACAAATTGCTGCTGCGTTAAAagaattttctcattttacatATTGCTTAAAAACTAGACTTCAATCATAGATTTCCAAGATACAGGccaaataaataactaaatatatGCATAAAACACTGGTAAAGCACAGAAATTCCCAACAGCTATCATGCAGGGGTATCCTGAAGTGATTTAGCATGATCAATTTTGTGTCCATTACTGTTTATGCATCAACACAATTTTCCAATAAACTGCCTTTTCTGCTCTATTTAGAGAAAGTAGCACTAAAAGAACAACACAAGTAAAATCCATCAGAATTTAATGTGCctattaatgaataatatattaCGCTCCAGTCATTGTCTATGATGGTCTACATCTCTTTGCTGCTTTTAAGGTGGGGAATCCATCTCAGGCATAGCGTATTAGGACATCTACAAATAATTACAGCCAGCCTCAACTGCTTTAGAAAATCAGACAaagataaaaagcaaaaaagtgtcaactaagcAGCTTGTTACATGCAAGCACATCTAGGAAAACAGCAAATATCCTTGAGTGAACAGAAATCTGTCGATGTGTCACTTCAACAGTGCTGGTCTTTGGTGAGCTTCAGAGCACCGAATCTACAGCACAGGAAAAATGGCATTCATTTCACTTccaaacatgtttaaaaacataaaatattaactgtaCCCTCCAGCTTCCTGTCACACACTGCTGTATTTGAGGGGCGTAAGCAGGAATGGAGTTAAAGGACAGTCCTGTTCTCCTGGGCTCTGACTGTCCGCTCACGCTCCACCTGGTCTCAGACAAAGGAGCGTTCAGATGACACCATCAAGGGAAGCAGAGTGTCTGGAGTGCATTGCTAAAAGCTTTCCGTTGATCTATAGAAGGATCGCGCCATGCACTCATGCACAGGAAGCCGCATTTTGACCGCAACAGTGCTCAACAGAGACGGTCTTGATGGCAAGCCTCGGTGTCCAATcaattaaaagtattaaaacaGCACTACGGGTTGGCCTCCAGTCTACTGACCCTAAATGTCTGAAAAGACAAATATAAGCCaaactttttataaaaaaaaaaaaaaaaaagattaaaaatgaaatttttgaaATGGCAAGAACAATATTAAATTATACAGCAGCAACCACGTGAAGCTCTGCCATCAAGCTGCCTTCTGGTCGAGCCTCTCAGTTCCTACCCAGGGCATTACCTTCATCAATGTACCATGTGCTTTTGGATTTGGCCTGTGGTGGGTGATCGACAGAGCTGCCATTTAAAGTGTAATAAAACTCAGACTTGCTTCTATTCCCACTCTGCAGACCCAATCCTGTAAGCAGGTTCAGCACagaaggggggagagagaaagacagagagaaagagagtgaacCAGACTTGTGCGCATTTATCACATCCATCAGCAGGGCCCTCTCAGCAAACTCGTCCATTGGGGTGTAAATTCAAATGCTGGCAATAGTCCACCCTCCACTATACTCCTTGTCATGACGGGtctatttttttgttcataggaAGATCCTGTCTCAACTGTAGTACTGTTTCCTAAGTACTAATGTACTGTAACAATCCTGGTGCTGTACATCACAG
Above is a genomic segment from Scleropages formosus chromosome 5, fSclFor1.1, whole genome shotgun sequence containing:
- the cyld gene encoding ubiquitin carboxyl-terminal hydrolase CYLD isoform X2, with amino-acid sequence MSSALWSQEKPSGGFREDSRYYMVMKECMVEKPPQKTLKVLRGSIGQACLERNSLGRPLPPSKGKKSLRILDQANVVLGLDEKDVLELDEKLAELLFPVNNCEERYGLLCNKPRLERARAIDCGSKVQVQLRSGDEPLPGVVRFKGPLIPERALSGVWFGVELLEQGRGQGFTDGSYQGQQLFRCEDECGVFVALDKLELWEDEEEVLSDPPDPRDCDLSLEINSRVVVQTRDGPEYGTIIFCDLLPGNESLGYYVGVDMDNPIGDWDGFFDGKLLCNFASIEHTRLVPICDVMPEFSMQDPRHQKPNFASRGSGSDKPLSSQNKPKNKVGEDPAKSLTDTPSDFGQTSPPTRATPTGSLSSDNKFHSLPFSLSRKVGPNGGMTSSPPSLLVQSVIGDQHESGPQPSPQPVPPAPPRNQYGLEVGSLVEVKESPPLCGVIRWVGQPPGLTEPLAGLELEEECVGCTDGTFKGTRYFTCPPKKALFVKLRCCRPDSRFPSLHHAPNPIERCNSIAFGPYLSEVVHENTPPRTENDGLDIMVGKKKGIQGHYNSCYLDSTLFCLFAFSSVLDTVLLRPRAKTDVEYYRETQELLRTEIVNPLRIHGYVCATKVMKLRRILEKVEAASGFTSEEKDPEEFLNILFHHILRVDPLLKLRSAGQKVQDCYFYQIFMDKKEKVGVPTSQQLLEWSFINSDLKFAEAPSCLIIQMPRFGKDFKMFNKIFPSLELDITDLLEDTPRECRICGGLAFFECRECYEDSDITAGKIKQFCETCNTQVHLHPRRKAHKHGKLSVPRELQEGIWRQGTFPRQRMQLFAVLCIETSHYVAFVKYGAAESAWLFFDSMADRDGGQNGFNIPQVSPCPEVGAYLKMTPEELHALDPKSIQGFARRLLCDAYMCMYQSPTMSLYK
- the cyld gene encoding ubiquitin carboxyl-terminal hydrolase CYLD isoform X1, giving the protein MSSALWSQEKPSGGFREDSRYYMVMKECMVEKPPQKTLKVLRGSIGQACLERNSLGRPLPPSKGKKSLRILDQANVVLGLDEKDVLELDEKLAELLFPVNNCEERYGLLCNKPRLERARAIDCGSKVQVQLRSGDEPLPGVVRFKGPLIPERALSGVWFGVELLEQGRGQGFTDGSYQGQQLFRCEDECGVFVALDKLELWEDEEEVLSDPPDPRDCDLSLEINSRVVVQTRDGPEYGTIIFCDLLPGNESLGYYVGVDMDNPIGDWDGFFDGKLLCNFASIEHTRLVPICDVMPEFSMQDPRHQKPNFASRGSGSDKPLSSQNKPKNKGLGLQSGNRSKSEFYYTLNGSSVDHPPQAKSKSTWYIDEVGEDPAKSLTDTPSDFGQTSPPTRATPTGSLSSDNKFHSLPFSLSRKVGPNGGMTSSPPSLLVQSVIGDQHESGPQPSPQPVPPAPPRNQYGLEVGSLVEVKESPPLCGVIRWVGQPPGLTEPLAGLELEEECVGCTDGTFKGTRYFTCPPKKALFVKLRCCRPDSRFPSLHHAPNPIERCNSIAFGPYLSEVVHENTPPRTENDGLDIMVGKKKGIQGHYNSCYLDSTLFCLFAFSSVLDTVLLRPRAKTDVEYYRETQELLRTEIVNPLRIHGYVCATKVMKLRRILEKVEAASGFTSEEKDPEEFLNILFHHILRVDPLLKLRSAGQKVQDCYFYQIFMDKKEKVGVPTSQQLLEWSFINSDLKFAEAPSCLIIQMPRFGKDFKMFNKIFPSLELDITDLLEDTPRECRICGGLAFFECRECYEDSDITAGKIKQFCETCNTQVHLHPRRKAHKHGKLSVPRELQEGIWRQGTFPRQRMQLFAVLCIETSHYVAFVKYGAAESAWLFFDSMADRDGGQNGFNIPQVSPCPEVGAYLKMTPEELHALDPKSIQGFARRLLCDAYMCMYQSPTMSLYK